A window of the Haloarcula litorea genome harbors these coding sequences:
- a CDS encoding ATP-NAD kinase, producing the protein MSERIGVVGDDAVAERLRKAGLSVAHGTGDAVPATDRVVAVGQTALSRIAAAEDDPLVLPVAAGRGVRSVPDDAVASAVADLDDARVERHPVLSVAVDGSTAGTAVWDVTLVTDDAARISEYAVETPTDPVARLRADGVTVATPAGSPGYARRVGAPVLAPLSDACVVAPIAPFATNPDHWVVPADDLSVTVLRDEAPVDCYLDGEAATAVPCGGAVTFGRAGTLRVAVVGASESRFG; encoded by the coding sequence ATGAGCGAGCGCATCGGCGTGGTCGGCGACGACGCCGTCGCGGAGCGACTGCGCAAGGCGGGCCTGTCCGTCGCCCACGGCACCGGTGACGCCGTCCCCGCGACCGATCGAGTGGTCGCCGTCGGACAGACGGCTCTCTCACGGATCGCCGCCGCCGAGGACGACCCGCTGGTCCTCCCGGTGGCGGCCGGTCGCGGCGTCCGGTCGGTCCCCGACGACGCGGTGGCCTCGGCCGTCGCCGACCTCGACGACGCGCGCGTCGAGCGCCACCCGGTCCTCTCGGTCGCCGTCGACGGGTCGACCGCCGGGACCGCCGTCTGGGACGTGACGCTCGTGACCGACGACGCCGCTCGCATCTCCGAGTACGCCGTCGAGACGCCGACCGATCCCGTCGCACGGCTCCGCGCCGACGGCGTCACCGTGGCGACGCCGGCCGGCTCCCCCGGCTACGCGCGCCGGGTCGGCGCACCGGTGCTGGCACCCCTGTCCGACGCCTGCGTCGTCGCGCCGATCGCCCCGTTCGCCACCAACCCAGACCACTGGGTGGTGCCCGCCGACGACCTCTCGGTGACGGTCCTCCGGGACGAGGCCCCGGTCGACTGCTACCTCGACGGCGAGGCGGCCACGGCGGTCCCCTGTGGCGGAGCGGTGACGTTCGGTCGGGCCGGGACGCTCCGGGTCGCCGTCGTCGGCGCGAGCGAGTCGCGGTTCGGGTGA
- a CDS encoding digeranylgeranylglycerophospholipid reductase, whose protein sequence is MRDRFDVVIAGAGPAGGQCARDLAERGYDVLVLETEPEDEFPRQSNKSTAGTFPSMMTSFGIPDDVVMQYTDSVVLESPNDHYVRTQTGAVLEFAEFKRFLVADGREKGATYRFDSRVSAPITDDGEVVGVRYDGDEEVYADVVVDATGPAAPLAKKLGVVDLKREKQAIGIEYEFEGVDVDHEGYADLHDAMMLRLDHDLAPGGYSWIFHTGADTAKVGLCYIQNEAHHDYAKEGMGIDDYLDYWLEKDPRFADAERIEGTQAHRGSAHIQPPGSLSTDNFMAIGDTVPTIDPLWGEGIHKGMKSARAAAATVDAALTPDEPDTSAEALSVYDQLWHSQVAPKQKTRLMMTELLYLAPNERYDRLMADLRQTDDDVLTEINNGNRAAFRQLFHLSDLPLLAKYARQRIAE, encoded by the coding sequence ATGCGCGACCGCTTTGACGTGGTTATCGCCGGGGCCGGTCCCGCTGGCGGGCAGTGTGCGCGGGACCTGGCCGAACGCGGCTACGACGTGCTCGTGTTGGAGACGGAGCCCGAAGACGAGTTCCCACGTCAGAGCAACAAGTCGACGGCGGGCACCTTCCCGTCGATGATGACGTCGTTCGGCATCCCCGACGACGTCGTGATGCAGTACACCGACTCAGTCGTCCTGGAGTCGCCCAACGACCACTACGTCCGCACGCAGACCGGCGCGGTGCTGGAGTTCGCGGAGTTCAAGCGCTTCCTCGTCGCGGACGGCCGCGAGAAGGGCGCGACCTACCGCTTCGACTCGCGTGTTTCGGCCCCGATCACGGACGACGGCGAGGTGGTCGGGGTGCGCTACGACGGCGACGAGGAGGTGTACGCCGACGTGGTCGTCGACGCTACCGGCCCCGCCGCGCCGCTGGCGAAGAAGCTCGGCGTGGTCGACCTCAAGCGCGAGAAGCAAGCCATCGGCATCGAGTACGAGTTCGAGGGCGTCGACGTCGATCACGAGGGCTACGCCGACCTCCACGACGCGATGATGCTCCGGCTGGACCACGACCTCGCGCCCGGGGGCTACTCGTGGATCTTCCACACCGGCGCGGACACCGCGAAGGTCGGCCTCTGTTACATCCAGAACGAGGCCCACCACGACTACGCCAAGGAGGGGATGGGGATCGACGACTACCTCGACTACTGGCTGGAGAAAGACCCCCGCTTCGCCGACGCCGAGCGGATCGAGGGGACACAGGCTCACCGGGGGTCGGCACACATCCAGCCCCCCGGTTCGCTGAGCACCGACAACTTCATGGCCATCGGCGACACCGTCCCGACCATCGACCCGCTCTGGGGCGAGGGCATCCACAAGGGGATGAAGTCCGCCCGCGCCGCCGCGGCGACGGTCGACGCCGCGCTCACGCCCGACGAGCCCGACACCTCCGCCGAGGCGCTGTCCGTCTACGACCAGCTCTGGCACAGTCAGGTCGCGCCCAAACAGAAGACGCGGCTGATGATGACCGAACTCCTCTATCTCGCGCCCAACGAGCGGTACGACCGGCTGATGGCCGACCTCCGGCAGACCGACGACGACGTCCTGACCGAGATCAACAACGGCAACCGCGCCGCCTTCCGGCAGCTGTTCCACCTCTCGGACCTGCCGCTGCTGGCGAAGTACGCTCGCCAGCGCATCGCCGAGTGA
- a CDS encoding cryptochrome/photolyase family protein gives MDVFWHQRDLRVPDNRGLSAAASDGSVLPVYVVDPDVLGTVGKRQRAFFLAGVRELKRAYRRRGSDLLVRTGAADEVLAEVVAEFDADRVVYNEHYRPARRNRQRRVDEAVPTESSVDLLLVDPDGLDRRYENHSRFYDDWQAHHKLPPVEVVDGDLADVIDDAPVPIVDADIDLPAAGYEAARERWERFLADGIETYSDTRDDMTAAVERPVGAVSRMSPYIAAGMIGIRELWRDASERHAAVGGDARRNVQKYRYELSWREQNYHLLYYNPDLLTANYTSFPNPIEWENDPDHFEAWTRGETGYPLVDAGMRQLNEEGYVHNRPRQNVASFLTKHLLTDWREGARYFAKQLVDHDPASNYGNWQWTASTGTDSVDVRIFDPVAQMSKYDGGADYVTEYVPELRGVPPSKIVDWPTLSDGERAELAPDYHHPIVDRDAAYERAQRVFERALGKR, from the coding sequence ATGGACGTCTTCTGGCACCAGCGCGACCTCCGCGTCCCCGACAACCGCGGGCTCTCGGCCGCCGCGAGCGACGGGTCGGTCCTCCCGGTGTACGTCGTCGACCCCGACGTGCTTGGCACGGTCGGGAAACGACAACGAGCGTTCTTCCTCGCGGGCGTGCGGGAACTCAAGCGGGCCTACCGCCGCCGGGGGAGCGACCTGCTCGTCCGCACGGGGGCGGCCGACGAGGTGCTGGCCGAGGTCGTCGCCGAGTTCGACGCCGACCGCGTGGTCTACAACGAGCACTACCGGCCCGCCCGCCGCAACCGACAGCGCCGGGTAGACGAGGCGGTCCCGACGGAGTCTTCGGTCGACCTCCTGCTCGTCGACCCCGACGGGCTGGACCGGCGCTACGAGAACCACAGCCGCTTCTACGACGACTGGCAGGCCCACCACAAGCTGCCGCCGGTCGAGGTGGTCGACGGCGACCTCGCCGACGTGATCGACGACGCGCCCGTCCCCATCGTCGACGCCGACATCGACCTCCCGGCCGCGGGGTACGAGGCGGCCCGCGAGCGCTGGGAGCGGTTCCTCGCCGACGGCATCGAGACCTACAGCGACACCCGCGACGACATGACGGCCGCCGTGGAGCGTCCCGTCGGGGCCGTCTCCCGGATGTCCCCGTACATCGCCGCCGGGATGATCGGAATCCGCGAACTGTGGCGCGACGCCAGCGAGCGCCACGCCGCGGTCGGTGGCGACGCCCGGCGAAACGTCCAGAAGTACCGCTACGAGCTCTCCTGGCGCGAGCAGAACTACCACCTGCTGTACTACAACCCCGACCTGCTGACGGCGAACTACACGTCCTTCCCCAACCCCATCGAGTGGGAGAACGACCCCGACCACTTCGAGGCGTGGACGCGCGGCGAGACCGGCTACCCGCTGGTCGACGCCGGGATGCGCCAGCTGAACGAGGAGGGATACGTCCACAACCGCCCGCGACAGAACGTCGCCTCGTTCCTGACCAAGCACCTGCTGACCGACTGGCGGGAGGGGGCGCGGTACTTCGCGAAGCAGCTGGTCGACCACGACCCCGCCTCGAACTACGGGAACTGGCAGTGGACCGCCTCGACGGGGACCGACTCGGTGGACGTGCGCATCTTCGACCCCGTCGCCCAGATGAGCAAGTACGACGGCGGGGCCGACTACGTCACCGAGTACGTCCCCGAACTCCGGGGCGTGCCGCCGTCGAAGATCGTCGACTGGCCGACACTCTCGGACGGGGAACGGGCGGAGCTGGCACCCGACTACCACCATCCGATCGTCGACCGGGACGCCGCCTACGAGCGCGCCCAGCGGGTGTTCGAGCGGGCGCTCGGAAAGCGATAG
- a CDS encoding winged helix-turn-helix domain-containing protein, producing the protein MSDDDGTLSPDEAFGVLGNETRLAILRTLGEADEPLPFSTLYDRVDVDDSGQFNYHLDKVVGHFVRKDDDGYALERAGRRVVEAVLAGAVTETPGTERTPVDRTCSLCGGPVEAAWTEGSVELYCTQCDGKWGRTRGGEPKGGAAEAGYLGRHLLPPAGLRGRDMDETVRAAWTWTILEVFAMASGICPRCSATVERSVGVCESHDASAGRCPTCDSHHAVTVGFECTNCIFVTGGAASLAVVNHPSVLRFLLDNGLDPLAPADTGVVEAVHEAYEEEILATDPLDARFTFDHDGATLTLRVDETLDVVEAHRGG; encoded by the coding sequence ATGTCCGACGACGACGGGACGCTGTCGCCAGACGAGGCGTTCGGCGTCCTCGGCAACGAGACGCGGCTGGCGATCCTGCGGACCCTCGGCGAGGCCGACGAACCGCTCCCGTTCTCGACGCTGTACGACCGCGTCGACGTCGACGACTCCGGTCAGTTCAACTACCACCTCGACAAGGTGGTGGGCCACTTCGTCCGGAAGGACGACGACGGGTACGCGCTCGAACGGGCCGGCCGGCGCGTGGTCGAGGCGGTGCTCGCGGGAGCAGTGACGGAGACGCCGGGGACGGAGCGGACACCGGTCGACCGCACCTGCTCGCTCTGTGGGGGACCGGTGGAGGCGGCCTGGACGGAGGGGAGCGTCGAACTCTACTGCACCCAGTGTGACGGCAAGTGGGGACGGACACGCGGGGGCGAGCCGAAGGGGGGCGCGGCCGAGGCGGGCTACCTCGGCCGACACCTGTTGCCGCCCGCGGGCCTCCGCGGGCGGGACATGGACGAGACGGTGCGGGCCGCCTGGACCTGGACCATCCTCGAGGTGTTCGCGATGGCCAGCGGCATCTGTCCGCGCTGTTCCGCGACCGTCGAGCGGAGCGTCGGCGTCTGCGAGTCCCACGACGCCAGCGCGGGCCGCTGTCCCACCTGTGACAGTCACCACGCCGTCACCGTCGGCTTCGAGTGTACCAACTGTATCTTCGTGACCGGCGGCGCGGCGTCGCTGGCGGTCGTCAACCACCCGTCCGTGCTCCGGTTCCTGCTCGACAACGGCCTGGACCCGCTCGCCCCGGCGGACACGGGCGTGGTGGAGGCCGTCCACGAGGCCTACGAGGAGGAGATCCTGGCGACCGACCCGCTGGACGCGCGGTTCACCTTCGACCACGACGGCGCGACGCTGACGCTCCGGGTCGACGAGACCCTCGACGTAGTCGAGGCACACCGGGGCGGCTGA
- a CDS encoding 2-oxoacid:ferredoxin oxidoreductase subunit beta — MSSDVRFTDFKSDKQPTWCPGCGDFGTMNGMMKALAETGNDPDNTFVVAGIGCSGKIGTYMHSYALHGVHGRALPVGIGVKMANPDLEVMVAGGDGDGYSIGAGHFIHAVRRNVDMSYVVMDNRIYGLTKGQASPTSRKDFETATTPEGPKQPPVNPKALALASGATFIAQSFSSNSQRHAEIVQQAIEHDGFGFVNVYSPCVTFNDVDTYDYFRDTIVDLAETDHDADNRDQAKDKILESDKEYMGVLYQDEDSVPFEEREGVEGSMAEIPDGAPEGAMDLVREFY, encoded by the coding sequence ATGAGTTCCGACGTTCGATTCACAGACTTCAAGTCAGACAAGCAGCCGACGTGGTGTCCCGGATGCGGCGACTTCGGGACGATGAACGGGATGATGAAGGCCCTGGCCGAGACCGGCAACGACCCGGACAACACGTTCGTGGTCGCCGGGATCGGCTGTTCCGGCAAGATCGGGACGTACATGCACAGCTACGCGCTGCACGGCGTCCACGGTCGCGCGCTGCCGGTGGGCATCGGCGTGAAGATGGCCAACCCCGACCTGGAAGTGATGGTCGCCGGCGGCGACGGCGACGGCTACTCCATCGGGGCCGGCCACTTCATCCACGCCGTCCGCCGGAACGTCGACATGAGCTACGTCGTGATGGACAACCGGATCTACGGGCTGACCAAGGGCCAGGCCTCCCCGACCTCCCGCAAGGACTTCGAGACGGCGACCACGCCCGAGGGGCCGAAACAGCCCCCGGTCAACCCCAAGGCGCTGGCGCTGGCCTCGGGCGCGACGTTCATCGCCCAGTCGTTCTCGTCGAACTCCCAGCGCCACGCCGAGATCGTCCAGCAGGCGATCGAACACGACGGGTTCGGCTTCGTCAACGTCTACTCGCCGTGCGTGACGTTCAACGACGTCGACACGTACGACTACTTCCGGGACACCATCGTTGACCTCGCGGAGACGGACCACGACGCCGACAACCGCGACCAGGCCAAGGACAAGATCCTGGAGAGCGACAAGGAGTACATGGGCGTCCTCTACCAGGACGAGGACTCCGTCCCCTTCGAGGAGCGCGAGGGGGTCGAGGGCTCGATGGCCGAGATCCCCGACGGTGCGCCCGAGGGCGCGATGGACCTCGTCCGCGAGTTCTACTGA
- a CDS encoding 2-oxoacid:acceptor oxidoreductase subunit alpha produces MPEDLNWAIGGEAGDGIDSTGKIFAQALSRAGRHVFTSKDFASRIRGGYTAYKVRTAVDRVESVVDRLDILIALTERTIHENEDELHEDSVVIYDGERSTMQDVEVPHGATALEVPLKRLAEDAGGAIMLNVVALGAACEVTNFPIENLDESLQKRFGDKGEAIVENNKTAARKGQEYVQEEFETDDFGYDLETTDADYVLLNGDEAIGMGALAAGCRFYAGYPITPATDIMEYLTGRIDQFGGKVVQAEDELAAINMALGAARAGARSMTATSGPGIDLMTETFGLVATSETPLVICDVMRSGPSTGMPTKQEQGDLDMTLYGGHGEIPRFVVAPTNISECFWKTVEAFNLAEKYQTPVFLVSDLALAVTEQTFSPDTFDMDEVEVERGKVVDEDEVDAWLDEQGRFQAHFATADGVSPRAFPGTTDGAHMTTGLEHDELGRRTEDTDVRIEQVDKRQRKVDTAREQEEFDYREFGDPDADTLVISWGSNEGAMREGLDLLAEEGHDVRFISVPYIFPRPDLTEEVQAAEDVIVVECNATGQFADVIEHDVLERVDRINKYNGVRFKADELAADVKEHLAGDAGTQEVEAE; encoded by the coding sequence ATGCCAGAGGACCTCAACTGGGCCATCGGCGGGGAGGCCGGCGATGGCATCGACTCGACCGGGAAGATCTTCGCACAGGCGCTGTCCCGGGCCGGTCGACACGTCTTCACCTCCAAGGACTTCGCGTCACGGATCCGAGGCGGGTACACCGCCTACAAGGTCCGGACCGCCGTCGACCGCGTCGAGAGCGTGGTCGACCGACTGGACATCCTCATCGCGCTGACCGAGCGGACCATCCACGAGAACGAGGACGAGCTCCACGAGGACTCGGTGGTCATCTACGACGGGGAGCGCTCGACGATGCAGGACGTCGAGGTCCCCCACGGTGCCACCGCACTGGAGGTCCCGCTCAAGCGACTGGCCGAGGACGCCGGCGGGGCCATTATGCTCAACGTCGTCGCCCTGGGCGCGGCCTGCGAGGTGACGAACTTCCCCATCGAGAACTTAGACGAGAGCCTCCAGAAGCGCTTCGGCGACAAGGGCGAGGCCATCGTCGAGAACAACAAGACCGCCGCTCGCAAGGGCCAGGAGTACGTCCAAGAGGAGTTCGAGACCGACGACTTCGGCTACGACCTGGAGACGACCGACGCGGACTACGTCCTGCTGAACGGCGACGAGGCCATCGGGATGGGCGCGCTCGCGGCCGGCTGTCGGTTCTACGCCGGCTACCCGATCACGCCCGCGACGGATATCATGGAGTATCTCACCGGCCGCATCGACCAGTTCGGCGGGAAGGTCGTCCAGGCCGAGGACGAACTCGCGGCCATCAACATGGCGCTGGGCGCGGCTCGCGCCGGCGCGCGCTCGATGACCGCCACCTCCGGACCGGGCATCGACCTGATGACCGAGACGTTCGGCCTCGTGGCGACGAGCGAGACGCCGCTGGTCATCTGTGACGTGATGCGCTCGGGCCCCTCGACGGGGATGCCGACCAAGCAGGAGCAGGGCGACCTCGACATGACGCTGTACGGCGGCCACGGGGAGATCCCCCGGTTCGTCGTCGCGCCGACCAACATCTCCGAGTGCTTCTGGAAGACCGTCGAGGCGTTCAACCTCGCCGAGAAGTACCAGACGCCGGTCTTCCTGGTCTCTGACCTCGCGCTCGCAGTCACCGAACAGACGTTCTCGCCGGACACCTTCGACATGGACGAGGTCGAGGTCGAGCGCGGGAAGGTCGTCGACGAGGACGAGGTCGACGCGTGGCTCGACGAGCAGGGCCGCTTCCAGGCCCACTTCGCGACCGCCGACGGCGTCTCCCCGCGGGCGTTCCCCGGGACGACCGACGGCGCGCACATGACGACCGGGCTCGAACACGACGAACTCGGTCGTCGGACCGAGGACACCGACGTCCGCATCGAGCAGGTCGACAAGCGCCAGCGGAAGGTCGACACCGCCCGCGAGCAGGAGGAGTTCGACTACCGGGAGTTCGGCGACCCCGACGCCGACACGCTGGTCATCTCCTGGGGCTCGAACGAGGGCGCGATGCGCGAGGGCCTGGACCTGCTGGCCGAGGAGGGCCACGACGTGCGGTTCATCTCGGTCCCGTACATCTTCCCGCGGCCGGACCTGACCGAGGAGGTCCAGGCGGCCGAAGACGTCATCGTCGTCGAGTGTAACGCCACCGGCCAGTTCGCGGACGTCATCGAGCACGACGTCTTAGAGCGGGTCGACCGCATCAACAAGTACAACGGCGTCCGGTTCAAGGCGGACGAACTCGCCGCGGACGTGAAAGAACATCTCGCCGGCGACGCCGGCACACAGGAGGTCGAGGCAGAATGA
- a CDS encoding FAD-dependent oxidoreductase: protein MDERPLTVAAVRSVGPDAIAIDFETPASFDAQPGQFVKLTLSVDGAEESRFYTISSPDVTETFEVTVGIDPEGDVAPVLADLAAGDEVRATGPFGSDYYEGEPRAVLLTGGPGIGPGIGIAERALDEGNEAVLVYRDDEPIHEDRLAALRERGATVHVLGDDDPLGAVVDEVTADGGQLFIYGFADFIDAATGALEAAGVGTEDAKIENFG from the coding sequence ATGGACGAACGTCCACTCACCGTCGCCGCCGTGCGTTCGGTCGGTCCCGACGCCATCGCGATCGACTTCGAGACGCCGGCCTCGTTCGACGCCCAGCCCGGTCAGTTCGTCAAGCTCACGCTCTCCGTCGACGGCGCGGAGGAGTCGCGGTTCTACACCATCTCCTCGCCGGACGTGACCGAGACGTTCGAGGTCACCGTCGGCATCGACCCCGAGGGCGACGTCGCGCCCGTGCTGGCCGACCTCGCGGCCGGCGACGAGGTCCGCGCCACCGGGCCGTTCGGCTCGGACTACTACGAGGGCGAGCCCCGCGCCGTGCTCCTGACCGGCGGGCCGGGTATCGGTCCCGGCATCGGGATCGCCGAGCGCGCGCTCGACGAGGGCAACGAGGCCGTCCTCGTCTACCGGGACGACGAGCCGATCCACGAGGACCGACTCGCCGCGCTCCGCGAGCGGGGTGCGACGGTCCACGTCCTCGGGGACGACGACCCGCTGGGGGCGGTCGTCGACGAGGTGACCGCCGACGGCGGGCAACTGTTCATCTACGGCTTCGCCGACTTCATCGACGCCGCCACGGGCGCGCTGGAGGCCGCCGGCGTCGGTACCGAGGACGCGAAGATCGAGAACTTCGGCTGA
- a CDS encoding DUF7344 domain-containing protein: MSGERTSSRRTGGDAERFAVLRNRRQRRVLSLFADRTRPMTVREIGTRVVARERGIDPADVPDADRIAAVVDLEHRCLPALSAGEWVRREEDRVVATKPWPLADTGLSLPDLRDPADPVWEPISRLLVRPRRRAVVAIVATRERALTVDDLADSLRDRGVPGRTTYPRDRRPLVSTLHHIDLPVLADTETVGYDPETGRLTAARLTEPVARRLDGELPDGVGL; encoded by the coding sequence ATGAGTGGGGAGCGGACGTCGTCGAGACGGACGGGCGGGGACGCCGAGCGGTTCGCGGTCCTCCGGAACCGTCGACAGCGACGGGTCCTCTCGCTGTTCGCCGACCGCACTCGGCCGATGACCGTCCGCGAGATCGGCACTCGCGTCGTCGCTCGCGAGCGGGGGATCGACCCCGCCGACGTGCCCGACGCGGACAGGATCGCGGCGGTGGTCGACCTCGAACACCGGTGTCTGCCGGCGCTGTCGGCGGGCGAGTGGGTCCGGCGGGAGGAGGACCGCGTCGTCGCGACGAAGCCGTGGCCGCTGGCCGACACGGGGCTGTCGCTCCCGGACCTCCGCGACCCGGCGGACCCGGTCTGGGAGCCGATCAGTCGGCTGCTCGTCCGACCACGGAGGCGAGCGGTGGTGGCGATCGTCGCGACGCGCGAGCGTGCGCTGACCGTCGACGACCTCGCAGACAGCCTCCGGGACCGGGGGGTGCCCGGCCGGACCACCTACCCCCGAGACCGGCGGCCCCTCGTCTCGACGCTGCACCATATCGACCTCCCGGTGCTCGCCGACACGGAAACCGTCGGATACGACCCGGAGACCGGGCGGCTCACCGCGGCGAGACTGACCGAACCGGTCGCGCGCCGCCTCGACGGAGAGCTACCGGACGGAGTGGGGCTCTGA
- a CDS encoding bacterio-opsin activator domain-containing protein — protein MGSGHSDDIYAETLSVFDRRDDQYEPLTTPEVADALDAQRRTVHKRLSKLAERGELATKETGSNARVWWRTPDGATDASAWTPERQSRALATLTDGVGFVDPDGIYQYVNEQHARVYGYERPAEFVGEHWEMCYTEAALARFEDEIFPSVRERGGWRGEATGKRADGTTFPQELSLTATDDGGLVCVVRDITDRKETERQVREARHFNEELVENAPFGMFRLDEELRITYENPRAEEIIGLLEEKEQSDAIGVRFSDLPPVVETGQAEKFDALREGETVEFDFPFESIYGKRAYFTGRAVPVYRDGEFDGAILMATDISERRQYERELETRREQLAALDELNSVVRGITEAVIEQSTRAEIEQTVCDRLAESDSYRFAWVATADTDGQLTTRVAAAEDRRESETPFATLPTDENPTTRAIQSGEMQVRRNAQQEPETASIREHAREHGYRSLAVIPVTHQGVVYGALGVVSERPDAFAEAERAVVGQLGDVVGHAIAAVDRKRALVSDEVVELDLRLPDLPVPAAGDVTDDSVEMDRLTPLGDGEYLLFGRAGPDGLAVLERLHEELENWGPVRTLGEDGDEMRFEQRLADAPVASVVADHGGYFVRGSITDGGITTTVQLPPETDVRWVVELVRETYPDATVTRQQQLRRDATPSRRVADTLDLTERQRAAIEAGYFGGYFDTPRQQSGAEIAASLGIRASTFHQHVRKAERKLFEAVLTER, from the coding sequence ATGGGCTCGGGTCATTCCGACGACATTTACGCGGAGACGCTGTCGGTGTTCGACCGCCGGGACGACCAGTACGAGCCGCTGACGACGCCGGAGGTCGCCGACGCGCTGGACGCCCAGCGCCGGACGGTCCACAAGCGACTGTCGAAACTGGCCGAGCGCGGCGAACTCGCGACCAAGGAGACCGGTTCGAACGCGAGGGTCTGGTGGCGGACACCCGACGGCGCGACGGACGCCTCGGCGTGGACCCCCGAGCGGCAGTCGCGCGCGCTGGCGACGCTGACCGACGGCGTCGGCTTCGTCGATCCCGACGGGATCTACCAGTACGTCAACGAGCAGCACGCGAGGGTGTACGGGTACGAGCGCCCGGCGGAGTTCGTCGGTGAACACTGGGAGATGTGCTACACCGAGGCCGCACTCGCCCGGTTCGAGGACGAGATCTTCCCGAGCGTCCGCGAGCGCGGCGGGTGGCGGGGAGAGGCGACGGGGAAGCGCGCGGACGGCACGACGTTCCCGCAGGAGCTCTCGCTGACCGCGACCGACGACGGGGGGCTGGTCTGTGTCGTCCGGGACATCACCGACCGCAAGGAGACCGAGCGCCAGGTCAGGGAGGCGCGGCACTTCAACGAGGAGCTGGTCGAGAACGCGCCGTTCGGGATGTTCCGTCTCGACGAGGAGCTTCGCATCACCTACGAGAACCCCCGCGCCGAGGAGATCATCGGCCTGCTCGAGGAGAAAGAACAGTCCGACGCGATCGGTGTCAGGTTCAGCGACCTGCCGCCGGTCGTCGAGACGGGACAGGCCGAGAAGTTCGACGCCCTCCGGGAGGGCGAGACCGTCGAGTTCGACTTCCCGTTCGAGTCCATCTACGGGAAACGGGCGTACTTCACCGGCCGCGCGGTCCCGGTGTACCGCGACGGGGAGTTCGACGGCGCGATCCTGATGGCGACCGACATCTCCGAGCGCAGGCAGTACGAGCGGGAACTCGAGACCCGGCGGGAGCAGCTGGCCGCGCTGGACGAACTGAACAGCGTCGTCCGCGGCATCACGGAGGCGGTCATCGAGCAGTCGACGCGGGCGGAGATCGAGCAGACGGTCTGTGACAGGCTCGCCGAGTCGGACTCCTACCGGTTCGCCTGGGTCGCCACGGCCGACACGGACGGACAGCTCACCACGCGGGTCGCGGCAGCGGAGGACCGGCGAGAGAGCGAGACGCCGTTCGCGACGCTCCCGACCGACGAGAACCCGACGACGCGTGCGATCCAGTCGGGCGAGATGCAGGTCCGCCGGAACGCCCAGCAGGAGCCCGAGACGGCGTCGATCCGCGAGCACGCGCGCGAGCACGGTTACCGCTCGCTCGCGGTCATTCCCGTCACGCATCAGGGCGTCGTCTACGGCGCGCTCGGCGTGGTCTCGGAGCGACCGGACGCGTTCGCCGAGGCGGAGCGGGCCGTCGTCGGACAGCTGGGCGACGTGGTCGGGCACGCGATCGCCGCCGTCGACCGGAAGCGGGCGCTCGTGAGCGACGAGGTCGTCGAACTGGACCTCCGGCTGCCGGACCTCCCCGTCCCGGCCGCCGGCGACGTGACCGACGACAGCGTCGAGATGGACCGACTGACCCCGCTCGGTGACGGTGAGTACCTCCTGTTCGGCCGGGCGGGCCCCGACGGGCTGGCGGTCCTGGAGCGGCTCCACGAGGAACTGGAAAACTGGGGGCCGGTCCGGACGCTCGGCGAGGACGGCGACGAGATGCGGTTCGAGCAGCGCCTGGCGGACGCGCCGGTCGCATCCGTCGTCGCCGACCACGGGGGGTACTTCGTCCGCGGGTCGATAACCGACGGCGGCATCACGACGACGGTCCAGCTGCCGCCGGAAACCGACGTCCGGTGGGTCGTCGAGCTCGTCAGGGAGACCTACCCGGACGCGACCGTCACCCGCCAGCAGCAGCTGCGTCGCGACGCCACCCCGTCGAGACGCGTCGCCGACACCCTCGACCTGACCGAGCGACAGCGAGCGGCCATCGAGGCGGGCTACTTCGGGGGCTACTTCGACACGCCCCGGCAGCAGTCCGGGGCGGAGATCGCGGCGTCGCTCGGGATCCGGGCGTCGACGTTCCACCAGCACGTCCGCAAGGCCGAACGGAAGCTCTTCGAGGCCGTCCTGACCGAGCGGTGA
- a CDS encoding transcriptional regulator: protein MREASRTTRQRIADRLRDRPMAAGSIANDFDIRTSTALTHVEHIARSLDGTDEQLLVAPPECEECGFSDFDDLTNRPSRCPECKAESVSEPAYRIG from the coding sequence ATGCGCGAGGCAAGTCGGACGACGCGCCAGCGCATCGCCGACCGACTGCGGGACCGACCGATGGCCGCCGGGTCGATCGCCAACGACTTCGACATCAGGACCAGTACGGCGCTGACACACGTGGAACACATAGCTCGGTCTCTCGACGGCACCGACGAGCAGCTGCTCGTCGCGCCGCCGGAGTGCGAGGAGTGTGGGTTCAGCGACTTCGACGACCTGACCAACCGGCCGAGCCGGTGCCCGGAGTGCAAGGCCGAGAGCGTCAGCGAACCGGCCTACCGGATCGGGTGA